A DNA window from Pseudodesulfovibrio thermohalotolerans contains the following coding sequences:
- a CDS encoding two-component system sensor histidine kinase NtrB encodes MEVVHPEEKEKGPLVALVLALIVLGLGSLYLTWQSIAQQRKIVEDHMIMTGNSILRGVDNNIFRIARTLRMGGQSSTLFRTMTEELFTELAKSEDIEFVTLFDRSGRPIVTSVKKDNHPIFQLPDAVAEDIEPGRAWHVMAEVDKTNVLLSGLQVRSGIAALLGVDPVDGEPSSGRGGQGRGMGQNMGPGMGQGMGPGMMFDEFQSQVYLVVGLNAEKHMRQFRQYRQAATYQTGYVFLAAVVLWSLAFAYLRRRGASRKLVRLERFQNKLLDNMPDGLVTLAETGEILAANRSARQLLAPGPDEESGAVSEAGAENKPGGKNGKPSGKKGGKNAGKKNGDAPAPPPEIVGGYWQDFDFGLQTNETRPSGSVEWEQFDYQGRQLEILFLPFQEHDDDTAPELGQRLVLIRDRTQIRSLEEDLNEAKRLAAIGSLAAGVAHEVRNPLSSLRGFAQLFATKLKGQAPLDQYAAAMVQEADRLNRVVTDLLYLARPRQLDPSFIDLFKVGDSLRQLMRFDFEDKQIEPEFDFGPEPVWADPDALRQVLLNLISNSLDAIQGCADCDKPGHVRLVSMRGHEGVWIIVADDGPGMDPEIRDDVFKPFVTGKKTGTGLGLAIVHNIMRAHKGRVIIESEPGAGTEMKLFFPDPQHREAKE; translated from the coding sequence ATGGAAGTAGTTCACCCGGAAGAAAAGGAGAAGGGGCCTCTCGTAGCCCTTGTTCTGGCCCTCATCGTGCTGGGCCTCGGCAGTCTGTACCTGACTTGGCAGTCCATCGCCCAGCAGCGCAAGATCGTCGAGGACCACATGATAATGACCGGCAACTCCATTCTGCGCGGTGTGGACAACAACATCTTCCGCATCGCCCGCACCCTGCGCATGGGCGGCCAGTCCTCGACCCTTTTCCGGACCATGACGGAAGAGCTTTTCACCGAGCTTGCGAAGTCCGAGGACATAGAGTTCGTCACCCTGTTCGACCGCTCCGGACGGCCCATCGTGACCTCCGTGAAAAAGGACAATCATCCCATCTTCCAACTGCCGGACGCCGTGGCCGAGGACATCGAACCCGGCCGGGCCTGGCACGTCATGGCCGAGGTGGACAAGACCAACGTGCTGCTGTCCGGGCTTCAGGTCCGTTCCGGCATCGCGGCTCTGCTCGGCGTGGACCCCGTTGACGGGGAACCGTCGTCGGGACGGGGCGGGCAGGGCCGGGGCATGGGGCAGAACATGGGGCCCGGCATGGGCCAGGGCATGGGGCCGGGGATGATGTTCGACGAATTCCAGTCCCAGGTTTACCTGGTGGTGGGGCTCAACGCCGAAAAGCACATGCGCCAGTTCCGCCAGTACCGGCAGGCCGCCACCTATCAGACAGGGTACGTCTTTCTCGCCGCCGTGGTCCTCTGGTCCCTGGCGTTCGCCTATCTGCGCCGCCGGGGCGCGAGCCGCAAGCTCGTCCGCCTGGAGCGGTTCCAGAACAAGCTGCTGGACAACATGCCGGACGGCCTGGTCACTCTGGCCGAGACCGGCGAGATACTGGCCGCCAACCGTTCGGCGAGGCAGCTCCTCGCGCCTGGGCCGGACGAGGAGTCCGGGGCCGTTTCCGAGGCCGGGGCCGAAAACAAGCCCGGCGGGAAGAACGGGAAACCGTCCGGAAAGAAGGGCGGAAAAAACGCCGGAAAGAAAAACGGGGACGCCCCCGCGCCGCCGCCCGAGATCGTGGGCGGATACTGGCAGGATTTCGACTTCGGCCTGCAGACCAATGAAACCCGGCCGTCCGGTTCCGTGGAATGGGAACAGTTCGACTATCAGGGCCGTCAGTTGGAGATTCTGTTCCTGCCGTTCCAGGAGCATGACGACGACACCGCGCCCGAGCTGGGCCAGCGGCTCGTGCTCATCCGTGACCGCACGCAGATCCGCTCCCTGGAGGAGGACCTGAACGAGGCCAAGCGGCTGGCCGCCATTGGCTCTCTGGCCGCGGGTGTGGCTCATGAGGTGCGCAATCCGCTTTCCTCCCTGCGCGGTTTCGCTCAGCTCTTCGCCACCAAGCTCAAGGGCCAGGCTCCGCTCGACCAGTATGCCGCCGCCATGGTCCAGGAGGCGGACCGCCTCAACCGGGTGGTCACGGATCTCCTCTATCTGGCCCGGCCGCGCCAGCTCGACCCGTCGTTCATCGACCTGTTCAAGGTGGGCGACTCCCTCAGGCAGCTCATGCGCTTCGATTTCGAGGACAAGCAGATCGAGCCGGAGTTCGATTTCGGCCCCGAGCCGGTCTGGGCCGATCCCGACGCGCTCAGGCAGGTCCTGCTCAATCTCATTTCCAACAGCCTGGACGCCATTCAGGGGTGCGCCGACTGCGACAAGCCCGGCCATGTCCGCCTGGTTTCCATGCGCGGGCACGAGGGCGTTTGGATTATCGTGGCCGATGACGGGCCCGGAATGGACCCTGAAATTCGCGACGACGTCTTCAAGCCGTTCGTCACGGGCAAGAAGACCGGCACCGGCCTGGGTCTTGCCATCGTCCACAACATCATGCGCGCCCACAAGGGCCGGGTAATCATCGAATCCGAACCCGGTGCGGGAACCGAGATGAAGCTCTTCTTTCCCGACCCGCAGCACCGGGAAGCCAAGGAATAG
- a CDS encoding DUF4405 domain-containing protein — translation MFRKITSLTALISFLVTLVTSVILYIVPEGRVAYWADWHLLGMTKTQWGDVHTTVGTLFLIALLLHIWLNWKPLMNYMKNRARDLVVMTTPMIVSLVLVFVVFAGTLFGLPPMSTLLDLGARIKEDATVTYGNPPYGHAETSPLKKFCGFLGLDVDLALSTLHEAGFDESVNEDSLIKDIARSRGVSPQYIYDIIRAKQGDDPFSLMPPQPPEGTGKMTVAVICSSYGLELEEVLARLKNAGIDAAPESSFKTLAAEHDMSPMDIYKIVKGE, via the coding sequence ATGTTCAGAAAAATCACGTCCCTTACCGCACTTATTTCTTTTCTCGTCACGCTCGTCACCAGCGTGATTTTGTATATTGTGCCGGAAGGCCGTGTTGCCTATTGGGCCGATTGGCATCTGCTGGGCATGACCAAGACGCAGTGGGGCGACGTTCACACCACGGTGGGCACCCTGTTCCTCATCGCCCTGCTTCTGCACATTTGGCTCAACTGGAAGCCCCTCATGAACTACATGAAGAACCGGGCCCGCGATCTGGTGGTCATGACGACGCCCATGATCGTCAGCTTGGTTCTGGTCTTTGTGGTTTTCGCGGGCACTCTCTTCGGCCTGCCTCCCATGAGCACGCTGCTCGACTTAGGTGCGCGGATCAAGGAAGACGCCACAGTGACATATGGCAATCCTCCCTATGGGCACGCCGAGACCAGCCCGCTGAAGAAGTTCTGCGGATTTCTCGGGTTGGACGTGGACCTCGCCCTGAGCACCCTGCACGAGGCCGGGTTCGACGAGTCCGTGAACGAGGATTCGCTGATAAAGGACATCGCCCGGTCGCGCGGCGTGAGTCCGCAGTATATTTATGACATCATCCGGGCCAAGCAAGGTGACGATCCGTTTTCCTTGATGCCCCCCCAGCCGCCCGAGGGCACCGGCAAGATGACGGTCGCCGTGATCTGCTCATCCTACGGCCTGGAGCTGGAAGAGGTCCTGGCGCGGCTCAAGAACGCGGGCATCGACGCCGCCCCGGAGAGCTCCTTCAAGACCCTGGCCGCCGAACACGACATGTCTCCCATGGATATCTACAAGATCGTCAAGGGCGAGTAG
- a CDS encoding Spy/CpxP family protein refolding chaperone produces MSKKNITISALAAALVLSMAAFALAGPGHGRGFSGSCTGYGPGYGPGAMYNQLTPEKQAQADAIVDKYEPQFEAVRNQIWVKRSTLQAMINSGKADEAAIAKLVEGISEQRSKMFELRKAMGDELVEATGIAAFGDCPRRGSGFGRGYGHGMGDGSGPVRGYGQGMGSGQGTNRGMF; encoded by the coding sequence ATGTCAAAGAAAAACATCACCATCTCCGCTTTGGCTGCGGCCTTGGTCCTGAGCATGGCCGCCTTCGCGCTGGCCGGTCCCGGCCATGGGCGCGGATTCTCCGGCTCGTGCACGGGCTACGGTCCCGGCTACGGCCCCGGTGCCATGTACAATCAACTGACCCCCGAGAAGCAGGCCCAGGCCGACGCCATCGTCGACAAATACGAGCCGCAGTTCGAGGCCGTCCGCAATCAGATCTGGGTCAAGCGCTCCACGCTTCAGGCCATGATCAACAGCGGCAAGGCTGACGAAGCGGCCATCGCCAAGTTGGTTGAGGGTATCTCCGAGCAGCGTAGCAAGATGTTTGAGCTGCGCAAGGCCATGGGCGATGAGCTCGTCGAGGCCACCGGCATCGCCGCTTTCGGCGATTGCCCCCGCCGCGGTTCCGGCTTCGGTCGCGGATACGGCCACGGCATGGGCGACGGCTCCGGTCCCGTTCGCGGCTACGGCCAGGGCATGGGCTCCGGTCAGGGCACGAACCGGGGAATGTTCTAG
- a CDS encoding FmdB family zinc ribbon protein yields the protein MPIYEYTCKQCGNEFEELVLGAETDVTCPKCGSEDTEKIMSACRAKVDGGGPNLDALQGGGCGSGGG from the coding sequence ATGCCTATCTATGAATATACCTGTAAACAATGCGGAAACGAATTCGAAGAGCTTGTCCTGGGCGCGGAAACGGATGTGACCTGCCCCAAATGCGGTTCGGAGGATACGGAAAAAATCATGAGCGCCTGCCGCGCCAAGGTGGACGGCGGCGGCCCCAACCTCGACGCCCTGCAAGGGGGCGGCTGCGGCTCCGGCGGCGGCTGA
- a CDS encoding deoxycytidylate deaminase yields MPNRLPWPEYFMRIAHLVAQRSTCTRRAVGAIAVRDKRILATGYNGVPTNIAHCEEVGCLRDRLGIPSGERHELCRGLHAEQNVIIQAATNGLDLKGCDIYCTTKPCILCTKMLINCGVKNIYYSENYPDELSEAMLVEAGVNHVFMEGDFS; encoded by the coding sequence ATGCCCAACAGATTGCCCTGGCCGGAATATTTCATGCGCATCGCCCATCTTGTGGCCCAGCGCTCCACTTGCACCCGCCGCGCCGTGGGCGCCATCGCCGTGCGCGACAAGCGCATCCTGGCAACCGGATACAACGGCGTACCCACCAACATAGCCCACTGTGAAGAAGTGGGCTGCCTACGCGACCGTCTCGGCATTCCTTCGGGCGAACGCCACGAACTCTGCCGGGGCCTGCACGCTGAACAGAATGTCATCATCCAGGCCGCCACCAACGGGCTGGACCTCAAGGGGTGCGACATCTACTGCACCACCAAGCCCTGCATCCTGTGCACCAAGATGCTCATCAACTGCGGCGTGAAGAACATCTATTACAGCGAGAACTATCCAGACGAGCTGTCCGAAGCCATGCTCGTCGAAGCCGGAGTGAACCATGTTTTCATGGAAGGCGACTTCAGCTAG
- the ribD gene encoding bifunctional diaminohydroxyphosphoribosylaminopyrimidine deaminase/5-amino-6-(5-phosphoribosylamino)uracil reductase RibD has protein sequence MFSWKATSASERFMARAVELARRGRGATAPNPCVGAVLVRDGKVAAEGWHTRFGKPHAERECLAAARASGVDPRGATMFVTLEPCNHHGKTPPCTEALIEAGVAEVVVGTRDPNPVAAGGVEKLRAHGIKVTVGVLERKCLDLIDDFLLWQRTYSSYNILKMAATLDGKIAAASRRPEPVSCPESFARVHALRAMVGAVIVGGNTFYADDPSLTCRMDGLPEDFVQPFGVIVSSRLPDDPSRFTLLRDRPERAIFMTSQTAARSPQADVLRRRGTSVWPLPGRAGSLALSCGFERLRYDCGCHYTLCEGGGRLALALIEQGLADELIHFVAPRILGDDSAPAAYSGRKAAAMSQALDFRIAECEPVGTDLMLTLRNR, from the coding sequence ATGTTTTCATGGAAGGCGACTTCAGCTAGCGAACGATTCATGGCCCGGGCCGTTGAGCTGGCCCGGCGGGGACGCGGAGCCACGGCCCCGAACCCGTGCGTGGGGGCCGTGCTGGTCCGCGACGGCAAAGTGGCCGCCGAGGGATGGCACACCCGGTTCGGCAAGCCGCACGCCGAGCGGGAATGTCTGGCCGCCGCCCGCGCCTCGGGCGTGGACCCGCGCGGCGCGACCATGTTCGTCACCCTGGAACCGTGCAACCACCACGGCAAAACCCCGCCGTGCACCGAAGCGCTCATCGAGGCGGGCGTGGCCGAGGTGGTGGTCGGAACCCGCGACCCCAACCCGGTGGCCGCCGGCGGCGTGGAAAAACTGCGCGCCCACGGCATCAAGGTCACGGTGGGCGTACTCGAACGGAAATGCCTGGACCTGATCGACGATTTCCTGCTCTGGCAGCGAACCTACTCGTCCTACAACATCCTCAAGATGGCCGCCACGCTGGACGGCAAGATCGCGGCCGCCTCCCGCAGGCCCGAGCCGGTCTCCTGTCCCGAATCCTTTGCCAGGGTGCACGCCCTGCGCGCCATGGTGGGCGCGGTCATTGTCGGCGGCAACACCTTTTATGCGGACGATCCGAGCCTGACCTGCCGGATGGACGGCCTGCCCGAGGACTTCGTCCAGCCCTTCGGAGTGATCGTCTCCTCCCGACTGCCCGACGACCCGAGCCGCTTCACCCTGCTGCGCGACCGGCCGGAACGGGCTATCTTCATGACCTCTCAGACCGCCGCCCGCAGTCCCCAGGCCGATGTCCTGCGGCGGCGCGGCACCTCGGTCTGGCCCTTGCCCGGCCGGGCGGGCTCCCTTGCCCTCTCCTGCGGTTTCGAACGGCTGCGCTACGACTGCGGCTGCCACTACACCCTGTGCGAAGGCGGCGGCCGACTGGCCCTGGCCCTCATCGAACAGGGACTGGCCGACGAACTCATCCATTTCGTGGCGCCGCGCATTCTCGGCGACGACTCCGCCCCGGCGGCCTACTCCGGCCGCAAAGCCGCGGCCATGTCCCAGGCACTCGATTTCCGCATCGCGGAATGCGAACCAGTGGGAACGGACCTGATGCTCACCCTGCGCAACCGTTAA
- a CDS encoding substrate-binding periplasmic protein, with amino-acid sequence MLVAKVLVAVPLLAGLLLASPGFAQGTDDAGNLTYLTEEFRPLSYTIDGKPAGLAVSLLKLLWKEMGVPEQPIQVMPWPRVYDTLQLDPHIMIFSMYRTAEREKSFKWVGPIVKGRLALFSLRSRHLKTNSLKNLTGSRIASLRDIAAASKMLRAGFVPTYASNAAHAIQLLESGRVDALALDELRFRQALTTLDIPPETFEIIYVLSEESLCYALSPDTEDTLVARFQKALDTVIKKPDYRKLRARFLN; translated from the coding sequence ATGCTGGTCGCAAAAGTCCTTGTTGCGGTCCCGCTTCTTGCGGGACTTCTTCTCGCGTCTCCCGGTTTCGCCCAGGGAACCGACGACGCCGGAAATCTAACCTACCTGACCGAAGAGTTCAGGCCCTTGAGCTATACCATTGACGGCAAGCCCGCCGGGTTGGCCGTGTCCCTGCTCAAGCTGCTCTGGAAGGAAATGGGCGTGCCGGAGCAGCCCATCCAGGTCATGCCCTGGCCTCGCGTATACGATACCCTTCAGCTCGACCCGCACATCATGATCTTTTCGATGTACCGCACGGCGGAACGGGAAAAATCCTTCAAATGGGTAGGGCCGATCGTCAAGGGGCGGCTTGCCCTCTTCTCGTTGCGCTCGCGTCACCTGAAGACGAATTCCCTAAAGAACCTCACCGGAAGCCGAATCGCCTCCCTTCGCGACATCGCGGCGGCCTCGAAAATGCTCCGCGCCGGATTCGTTCCAACCTACGCATCCAACGCCGCACATGCCATACAATTGCTCGAATCCGGCCGTGTGGACGCCCTCGCCCTGGACGAACTCAGGTTCCGCCAAGCGCTCACGACTTTGGACATTCCCCCCGAAACCTTCGAGATCATCTATGTCCTGAGCGAAGAATCGCTTTGCTACGCCCTCAGCCCCGACACTGAGGACACCCTCGTCGCCCGTTTCCAAAAAGCCCTGGACACGGTGATCAAGAAGCCGGACTACCGCAAGCTTCGTGCCCGATTCCTGAATTGA
- a CDS encoding substrate-binding periplasmic protein produces MIPLLILCGLLLLPAPALSGLGKPKALEAYTWLTEEYYPFNYTENGRLRGISVDLLRMVWGELNISPKPVESMPWARAYERVQHEAHTVLFSMARTPEREKLFQWAGPIASVRFVLIARKDRHIHLETLDDLEGLTVGTLRKDVLDALLAKYQDIARIQPVVSMDQNINKLMTNRLDMVAYEETSWYKIAARYGFDPDDFETVYVLRETPVYYAFNPATPTNLVNVFQTALDRVKARPEYPALLDAYLR; encoded by the coding sequence GTGATTCCGCTCCTGATCCTGTGCGGTCTGCTTCTCTTGCCGGCCCCGGCCCTAAGCGGACTGGGCAAGCCCAAGGCGCTGGAGGCGTACACTTGGCTGACCGAGGAATACTATCCGTTCAACTACACGGAAAACGGGCGGCTCCGGGGAATCTCCGTGGACCTGTTGCGCATGGTCTGGGGCGAGCTGAACATCTCCCCGAAACCCGTGGAATCCATGCCCTGGGCCAGGGCCTACGAACGGGTCCAGCACGAAGCGCACACCGTGCTGTTCAGCATGGCACGCACCCCTGAACGCGAAAAGCTGTTTCAATGGGCAGGCCCCATCGCCTCGGTCCGATTCGTGCTGATCGCCCGCAAGGACCGTCACATCCACTTGGAAACACTGGACGATCTAGAGGGATTGACCGTGGGCACCCTGCGAAAGGACGTCTTGGACGCCTTGCTCGCGAAATACCAGGATATCGCCCGCATCCAGCCCGTAGTCAGCATGGACCAGAACATAAACAAGCTCATGACGAACAGGCTGGACATGGTGGCCTACGAGGAAACCTCCTGGTACAAGATCGCGGCCCGCTACGGGTTCGATCCAGACGATTTCGAGACCGTGTACGTCCTGCGGGAAACGCCGGTGTACTATGCCTTCAACCCGGCCACCCCGACCAATCTGGTGAACGTCTTCCAGACCGCGCTTGACCGGGTCAAGGCCCGGCCGGAATACCCCGCGCTTCTTGACGCCTACCTGCGCTGA
- a CDS encoding riboflavin synthase: protein MFTGLIMGMGRIEAAEARGSETRFRIRPLCELSDIELGESIAVNGVCLTVETFGDGWFTCYASRETLSVTSLGGLRPGSTVNLERAMAMGDRFGGHIVAGHVDCMAEVAEVRPAGESKIYRLSFDAAHGRYVIPKGSVTLDGISLTVNACAPTWLEVNIIPETQRVTTISGWSSGTKVNMETDVIGKYVERMVQPWTGSPETDKGATGITMDFLRKNGF, encoded by the coding sequence ATGTTTACCGGACTGATAATGGGCATGGGCCGCATCGAGGCCGCCGAGGCCAGGGGTTCCGAGACGCGGTTTCGCATCCGGCCCCTCTGCGAACTGTCCGACATCGAGCTTGGCGAGTCCATCGCCGTGAACGGCGTATGCCTGACCGTGGAGACTTTCGGCGACGGCTGGTTCACCTGCTACGCCAGCCGCGAAACCCTGTCCGTGACCAGCCTGGGCGGATTGCGCCCGGGAAGCACGGTCAATCTGGAGCGGGCCATGGCCATGGGCGACCGTTTCGGCGGACATATCGTGGCCGGACACGTGGACTGCATGGCCGAGGTGGCCGAAGTGCGCCCGGCGGGCGAATCGAAAATATACCGCCTGTCCTTTGACGCGGCCCACGGGCGATACGTCATCCCCAAGGGGTCCGTGACCCTGGACGGCATCAGCCTGACGGTCAACGCCTGCGCCCCCACCTGGCTCGAAGTGAACATCATCCCGGAGACGCAACGGGTGACGACCATTTCCGGCTGGTCGTCCGGCACCAAAGTCAACATGGAAACGGACGTCATCGGAAAGTATGTGGAGCGGATGGTCCAACCCTGGACCGGCTCACCGGAAACCGACAAGGGCGCCACCGGCATCACCATGGATTTTCTACGGAAAAACGGTTTTTAA
- the leuS gene encoding leucine--tRNA ligase has product MALGKYSPEDIEKKWQAIWQESGCFQVETDPSKPKYYVLEMFPYPSGKIHMGHVRNYSIGDVVARFKSMQGFNVMHPMGWDAFGLPAENAAIKHKTHPATWTYQNISEMREQLKRLGYSYDWRREIATCRPEYYKWEQKFFLRFLEKGLAYRKNSPQNWCPTCNTVLANEQVEEGLCWRCDSEVEQKDMEQWFLRITDYADELLDDLESLEGGWPERVLTMQRNWIGKSYGAELTFQVKDMDESIDVFTTRPDTLYGATFMSVAAEHPLVEKLIADAPNKGEIEAFVANIRNMDRIKRGADDLEKEGIFTGKYCVNPVTGKDIPIFVANFVLMGYGTGAVMAVPAHDQRDFEFATKYGLSKQAVINPPELHEKGEQLDAANLTEAYTAPGFLIHSGEFDGMPNEDAKKAIVEHLDKSGKGKMAVNYRLRDWNVSRQRFWGAPIPVIYCDECGVVPVPDEDLPVLLPENAQVRQDGKSPLPAMEEFVNCTCPKCGKPARRETDTFDTFFESSWYYMRYCDPRNEDEALGGEHLDYWMNVDQYIGGIEHAILHLLYSRFFTKALRDCGFVKHGEPFANLLTQGMVLKDGSKMSKSKGNVVDPNAMINRYGADATRLFILFASPPVKELEWSDQGIDGAYRFLSRLWRLIEDLEDVLTPMTPASHTQPACEAAKGLRFKEHDTIRRATRDIENEFQFNTVIAAIMELVNELYQVKDELKESDPAALSSAIATAVTLLSPVAPHICEELWAALGHKAHLTSQSWPKYDEKALVLDEVTMVVQVNGKVRGKFEASNNAPQPEVEKLAMNLENVQKFIEDKTVRKVIVIPNKLVNIVVG; this is encoded by the coding sequence ATGGCATTAGGCAAATATTCCCCCGAGGACATAGAGAAAAAATGGCAGGCGATCTGGCAGGAATCCGGCTGCTTCCAGGTTGAGACGGATCCCTCCAAGCCCAAATATTACGTGCTGGAGATGTTTCCCTATCCGTCCGGCAAGATTCACATGGGCCACGTCCGCAACTACTCCATCGGCGACGTGGTTGCGCGTTTCAAGTCCATGCAGGGCTTCAACGTCATGCACCCCATGGGCTGGGACGCCTTCGGCCTGCCCGCCGAGAACGCCGCAATCAAGCACAAGACCCATCCCGCCACCTGGACCTACCAGAACATCTCGGAGATGCGCGAACAGCTCAAGCGGCTGGGATACTCCTACGACTGGCGGCGTGAAATCGCCACCTGCCGTCCGGAGTACTACAAGTGGGAACAGAAATTCTTTCTCCGTTTCCTGGAAAAGGGCCTCGCCTACCGCAAGAATTCTCCGCAGAACTGGTGCCCGACCTGCAACACGGTGCTCGCCAACGAGCAGGTTGAGGAAGGGCTGTGCTGGCGTTGCGATTCCGAGGTGGAGCAGAAGGATATGGAGCAGTGGTTCCTGCGTATCACAGACTACGCGGACGAGCTTCTCGACGACCTTGAATCTCTGGAAGGGGGCTGGCCCGAGCGCGTGCTGACCATGCAGCGCAACTGGATCGGCAAGTCCTACGGTGCGGAGCTGACCTTCCAGGTGAAGGACATGGACGAGTCCATCGACGTCTTCACCACCCGCCCGGACACCCTGTACGGCGCGACCTTCATGTCCGTCGCCGCCGAGCATCCCCTTGTGGAGAAGCTCATCGCCGACGCCCCGAACAAGGGCGAGATCGAGGCCTTCGTGGCCAACATCCGGAACATGGACCGCATCAAGCGCGGCGCTGACGACCTGGAGAAGGAAGGCATCTTCACCGGCAAGTACTGCGTCAACCCGGTCACCGGCAAGGACATCCCCATTTTCGTGGCCAACTTCGTGCTCATGGGCTACGGCACCGGCGCGGTCATGGCCGTTCCCGCCCACGATCAGCGCGATTTTGAATTCGCCACCAAGTACGGTCTTTCCAAGCAGGCGGTCATCAATCCGCCCGAACTGCACGAAAAGGGCGAACAGCTCGACGCCGCTAATCTGACCGAGGCGTACACCGCCCCCGGCTTCCTGATTCATTCCGGCGAGTTCGACGGAATGCCCAACGAAGACGCCAAGAAGGCCATCGTCGAGCATCTGGACAAGTCCGGCAAGGGCAAGATGGCCGTCAATTACCGCCTGCGCGACTGGAACGTCTCCCGCCAGCGGTTCTGGGGCGCGCCCATTCCGGTCATCTACTGCGACGAGTGCGGCGTGGTTCCGGTCCCCGACGAGGACCTGCCGGTGCTGCTGCCCGAGAACGCCCAGGTGCGCCAGGACGGCAAGTCGCCCCTGCCCGCCATGGAGGAGTTCGTCAACTGCACCTGTCCCAAGTGCGGCAAGCCAGCCCGGCGCGAGACCGACACCTTCGACACCTTCTTCGAGTCCTCCTGGTACTACATGCGCTATTGCGATCCGCGCAACGAGGACGAGGCCCTGGGCGGGGAGCATCTGGACTACTGGATGAACGTGGACCAGTACATCGGCGGCATCGAACACGCCATTCTGCACCTGCTTTACTCCCGGTTCTTCACCAAGGCCCTGCGCGACTGCGGCTTCGTCAAGCATGGCGAACCGTTCGCCAACCTGCTGACCCAGGGCATGGTTCTCAAGGACGGCAGCAAGATGTCCAAGTCCAAGGGCAACGTGGTCGATCCCAACGCCATGATCAACAGGTACGGCGCGGACGCGACCAGGCTCTTCATCCTCTTCGCCTCCCCGCCGGTCAAGGAGCTGGAATGGTCCGATCAGGGCATTGACGGCGCGTACCGCTTCCTGTCCCGCCTGTGGCGGCTGATTGAGGATCTGGAGGATGTGCTTACGCCCATGACCCCGGCTTCCCACACCCAGCCCGCGTGCGAGGCCGCCAAGGGACTGCGCTTCAAGGAGCACGACACCATCCGTCGCGCCACGCGTGACATCGAGAACGAGTTCCAGTTCAACACGGTCATCGCGGCCATCATGGAGCTGGTCAACGAGCTTTACCAGGTCAAGGACGAGCTCAAGGAGTCCGATCCCGCGGCCCTGTCCTCGGCCATCGCCACGGCCGTCACTCTGCTCTCCCCGGTGGCCCCGCATATCTGCGAGGAGCTTTGGGCCGCCCTCGGCCACAAGGCGCACCTGACCTCCCAGTCGTGGCCCAAATACGACGAAAAGGCGCTCGTCCTCGACGAAGTTACCATGGTCGTCCAGGTCAACGGCAAGGTGCGCGGCAAGTTCGAGGCTTCGAACAACGCCCCGCAACCCGAGGTCGAAAAGCTCGCCATGAACCTGGAAAACGTCCAGAAGTTCATCGAGGACAAGACCGTCCGCAAGGTCATTGTCATTCCCAACAAGCTGGTCAACATCGTTGTGGGCTAG
- the nusB gene encoding transcription antitermination factor NusB, translating to MSSKSKGNRPGIRRVGRTLAFQVLYSTHFLDKENPLDMDTLFDINPLVLEQESETARAFARNLVMGVNVNLHDIDKTIEEHSQHWKIERIAMVELSILRLSLFEMLFTDIPVKAAINEAIELSKTFGDDKSRSFVNGILDGVAKTLKRN from the coding sequence ATGAGTTCGAAATCAAAGGGCAACCGGCCCGGTATCCGCAGGGTGGGGCGCACCCTGGCCTTTCAGGTGCTCTACTCCACGCACTTCCTTGACAAGGAAAACCCCTTGGACATGGACACCCTGTTCGACATCAACCCCCTGGTTCTCGAACAGGAATCCGAGACTGCGCGCGCCTTCGCGCGCAATCTGGTCATGGGCGTGAACGTGAACCTGCACGACATCGACAAGACCATCGAAGAGCACTCGCAGCATTGGAAGATCGAAAGGATCGCCATGGTCGAGCTGTCCATCCTGCGCCTGTCCCTGTTTGAGATGCTGTTCACCGACATTCCGGTCAAGGCGGCCATCAACGAGGCCATCGAGCTGTCCAAGACCTTCGGGGACGACAAGTCCCGTTCCTTCGTGAACGGCATTCTGGACGGCGTGGCCAAAACCCTGAAGCGAAACTGA